One segment of Candidatus Nitrospira nitrosa DNA contains the following:
- a CDS encoding DUF4238 domain-containing protein, producing the protein MTNNPRAHHVVPESYLERFTDSSGFLHVYDRTGDKKYKTRPDNVMHQRDYYRQEWAPKGVDPNIFEKKLGEWLENSAKNTIDQVIGNSPNLTEQQGSEFLLYLELQRIKVPRQSVMATTLMLDTIMKLAPSDLTDAVRTGKIQLTINKSAHFHYMRMMLKQLIPWFAAMEWEIVTADEESSFITTDSPVSLFNVACRPPAEPGMALAGTKVLFPLTSKHLLILQHPRHLRSRPPLEVLPHPGEMEDHLHRIDRGRVWNKKAVTSHNHAMFRLADRLIVGSSLEQLDECIFLLSQPIATT; encoded by the coding sequence ATGACTAATAACCCTCGCGCCCATCATGTGGTTCCCGAGTCATACCTAGAACGGTTTACCGATTCCTCAGGGTTTCTCCATGTGTATGATCGAACTGGTGATAAAAAATATAAGACACGACCAGATAACGTCATGCATCAACGCGACTATTACCGACAAGAATGGGCGCCAAAAGGCGTCGATCCGAACATATTCGAGAAGAAATTAGGAGAGTGGCTTGAGAATTCGGCCAAGAACACTATCGATCAGGTTATTGGTAACTCGCCGAATCTAACCGAACAGCAGGGTAGTGAGTTCCTTCTCTATCTAGAACTCCAACGAATTAAGGTTCCTAGGCAAAGCGTAATGGCGACGACCCTTATGCTTGACACGATCATGAAGTTGGCTCCTTCTGATCTGACGGATGCTGTCCGAACGGGCAAAATCCAACTCACGATAAATAAATCCGCTCACTTTCACTACATGCGGATGATGCTGAAACAACTTATTCCCTGGTTCGCCGCTATGGAATGGGAAATCGTTACAGCTGATGAAGAATCATCGTTTATAACGACTGATAGCCCAGTGTCTCTTTTTAATGTAGCGTGCCGTCCTCCTGCAGAACCAGGTATGGCATTGGCTGGAACAAAGGTTCTGTTTCCACTGACCTCGAAGCACCTTCTTATTCTACAACATCCTCGCCATCTTCGATCTAGGCCCCCATTGGAGGTCTTGCCTCATCCGGGGGAAATGGAAGACCATCTGCATCGAATAGATCGTGGCAGAGTATGGAACAAAAAGGCTGTCACGAGTCACAATCACGCAATGTTCCGGCTCGCGGATCGATTGATTGTGGGTAGTAGCTTGGAACAGCTCGATGAATGTATCTTTCTATTATCCCAACCTATAGCCACTACGTAA
- a CDS encoding IS3 family transposase (programmed frameshift), with protein sequence MKRTRRNHGATFKAQVALAAVKGDKTLAELAEQFSVHPTQITEWKQQLLARASDVFGGTKPSAEAPDLKTLHAKIGQLTLENDFLGRRAHQGRLAERKAMIDRTHPLPVVRQCQLLQLARSTAYYQLTPTSETTLALMRRIDELHLNYPFAGARMLRDLLQQEGHAIGRRQVVTLMRRMGIEALYRKPHLSRRHPAHTIYPYLLRDLTICRPNHVWAADITYIPMRRGFVYLFAILDWASRRVLAWRLSNTLTTDFCLDAVREAITQHGCPEIFNTDQGCQFTSQEFTGLLKDHGIQISMDGKGCWRDNVFVERLWRSLKYEEVYLHAYDTVSTAYQGLERYLLFYNQTRPHQALDGQTPDQVYYDNLTTRRTAA encoded by the exons ATGAAACGCACGAGACGGAATCACGGAGCCACCTTTAAAGCACAGGTGGCGTTGGCCGCGGTCAAAGGGGATAAGACCCTGGCCGAATTGGCCGAGCAATTCAGCGTCCACCCCACCCAGATCACAGAATGGAAACAGCAGTTGCTGGCGCGAGCCTCGGACGTATTTGGTGGGACGAAACCATCAGCGGAGGCTCCGGATCTCAAGACCCTGCACGCGAAGATCGGGCAACTGACCTTGGAGAATGATTTTTTAG GAAGGCGCGCTCACCAAGGCCGGCTTGCTGAGCGCAAAGCGATGATCGATCGCACGCATCCCTTGCCGGTTGTGCGGCAATGCCAACTCCTGCAGCTGGCCCGCTCGACCGCCTATTACCAGCTGACGCCGACCTCCGAGACGACGCTGGCGTTGATGCGGCGGATTGACGAGCTGCATCTGAACTATCCCTTTGCCGGGGCTCGGATGCTGCGCGATCTGTTACAGCAGGAGGGCCATGCCATTGGGCGACGCCAGGTGGTCACCCTCATGCGCAGGATGGGGATTGAGGCGCTGTATCGGAAACCGCATCTGAGTCGGCGGCATCCGGCCCACACCATCTACCCGTATCTCCTCCGTGATCTCACGATCTGTCGTCCCAATCATGTCTGGGCGGCCGATATCACCTATATTCCGATGCGACGCGGCTTCGTGTATCTCTTCGCTATCTTGGACTGGGCCAGTCGCCGAGTGTTGGCTTGGCGGCTCTCCAATACGTTGACCACGGACTTCTGTCTCGACGCCGTGCGAGAGGCGATCACGCAGCATGGCTGCCCCGAGATCTTCAACACGGATCAAGGGTGCCAGTTCACCAGCCAGGAGTTCACGGGACTCTTGAAAGACCACGGCATTCAGATCAGCATGGACGGCAAAGGCTGCTGGCGGGATAACGTCTTCGTGGAACGGTTGTGGAGAAGCCTGAAATATGAGGAGGTCTATTTGCACGCGTATGACACGGTCAGCACTGCCTATCAGGGGCTGGAGCGCTATCTGCTGTTCTACAACCAGACCCGACCGCATCAGGCGCTTGATGGCCAGACGCCCGACCAGGTCTATTATGACAATCTGACCACACGACGGACTGCCGCGTAG
- the rfbC gene encoding dTDP-4-dehydrorhamnose 3,5-epimerase: MQVTRINIPGVLVLEPSVLGDHRGSFAETYHEQRYREAGITEHFVQDNYSRSIRNTVRGLHFQHPNAQGKLVMALEGTVYDVVLDIRKGSPTFGKWYGIVLSGSTVQQLYIPPGCAHGFCVTSDTACFLYKCTAYYSPTDDRGVLWNDPTLGIPWPVTQPILSQKDQAHRPLAAIEGNLPLYAPLA, from the coding sequence ATGCAGGTGACCCGTATCAACATTCCCGGTGTGCTCGTACTGGAACCCTCCGTCCTGGGAGATCATCGTGGTTCCTTTGCGGAAACCTATCACGAACAGCGATACCGTGAAGCGGGCATTACGGAACACTTTGTCCAGGATAACTACTCCCGTTCCATTCGAAATACGGTACGAGGCCTCCACTTCCAACACCCGAACGCTCAGGGAAAACTCGTGATGGCCCTGGAAGGGACGGTGTACGATGTTGTGCTCGATATCCGAAAAGGCTCGCCGACCTTCGGCAAGTGGTATGGAATAGTTTTGTCTGGGTCAACCGTGCAGCAACTCTACATTCCCCCTGGCTGCGCTCATGGCTTTTGTGTCACCAGCGACACCGCCTGTTTCCTCTACAAGTGTACAGCCTATTATTCCCCTACAGATGATCGAGGGGTCCTCTGGAATGATCCGACCCTAGGAATTCCCTGGCCGGTGACTCAACCGATCCTCTCACAAAAGGACCAAGCCCACCGTCCCCTTGCTGCCATCGAGGGAAACCTGCCGCTCTATGCTCCTTTGGCGTGA
- a CDS encoding ubiquitin family protein yields MVTIALTGQLQTMDGECDLACEIDQALSVRQLIQRQGVQLRHLLQLLREKKVLVTINKRIASEDSLVHDGDAIRLIGHDGMGGSGLGPTHV; encoded by the coding sequence ATGGTAACGATAGCTCTGACTGGACAACTCCAAACCATGGATGGGGAGTGTGATCTCGCCTGCGAAATCGATCAGGCGCTTTCCGTCCGGCAACTGATCCAGCGGCAGGGTGTTCAGTTACGCCATCTGCTGCAGCTGTTACGCGAGAAAAAAGTGCTGGTCACCATCAACAAGCGAATCGCGAGCGAAGATTCGCTTGTTCACGATGGGGATGCGATTCGCCTCATCGGCCATGATGGGATGGGTGGAAGTGGGCTTGGCCCCACGCACGTGTAG
- a CDS encoding HU family DNA-binding protein: MAKSMTKSQIADYIAGKAGITKKGAVQILDDLAALAYREAKNVFTVPGIGKLKLANRKARIGRNPQTGAEIKIPAKRVVKFRVAKAAKDAILGKK; the protein is encoded by the coding sequence ATGGCAAAATCAATGACGAAGTCCCAGATTGCTGATTACATCGCCGGGAAAGCCGGCATCACCAAGAAAGGGGCGGTCCAGATTCTTGATGATCTGGCGGCCTTGGCCTATCGTGAAGCCAAGAATGTCTTCACCGTACCCGGAATCGGCAAACTCAAGCTGGCCAATCGCAAGGCACGGATCGGACGTAACCCTCAAACCGGCGCGGAGATCAAGATCCCCGCAAAGCGAGTGGTGAAATTCCGGGTGGCGAAGGCTGCCAAGGACGCGATTCTCGGCAAGAAATAA
- a CDS encoding YkgJ family cysteine cluster protein, whose protein sequence is MAQAQNRRSFPLFEQTSRWFEHAHAALLGELPCRLGCSHCCVGIFPITLLDEQIIRLGLNELPDHHRERIVKTAAAQVMKLTESVPQLLTNRFVDHWPEQESEQVIEQGAAWPCPALESDGRCAIYLFRPLVCRSMGIPSEDEGLVDGACAVQTAVPLIRLSTVLREEEDRLAGLEAEQLEVFRHQQGVEGEEILLPFAFIPEVAAQVDSA, encoded by the coding sequence GTGGCGCAGGCGCAGAACCGCCGATCCTTCCCGCTGTTCGAACAAACGTCACGATGGTTTGAGCACGCACACGCGGCCCTCCTCGGCGAATTACCATGTCGCCTGGGCTGCTCCCATTGCTGTGTGGGGATCTTTCCCATCACGCTTCTCGATGAGCAGATCATCCGGCTTGGGTTGAACGAGCTTCCCGACCATCACCGGGAACGAATCGTCAAGACGGCGGCAGCCCAGGTCATGAAACTTACGGAGAGCGTGCCGCAGCTGCTCACGAATCGGTTTGTCGATCACTGGCCGGAGCAGGAAAGTGAACAGGTGATTGAGCAGGGGGCAGCATGGCCTTGCCCTGCGTTGGAGAGTGATGGAAGGTGTGCGATCTATCTGTTTCGACCGCTCGTCTGTCGATCCATGGGGATTCCTTCTGAGGACGAGGGCCTTGTTGATGGTGCTTGTGCGGTGCAAACGGCGGTCCCATTGATCCGGCTCTCAACAGTCCTCCGAGAGGAGGAAGACCGCTTAGCCGGGCTGGAAGCGGAACAACTCGAGGTCTTCCGTCACCAACAAGGAGTCGAAGGAGAAGAGATACTCCTCCCGTTTGCGTTTATACCGGAAGTAGCAGCGCAGGTGGACTCGGCCTAG
- a CDS encoding alkaline phosphatase family protein — protein sequence MTPQELQQHVETIVVVMMENRSFDHVLGYLTSPTYGNRRDVDGIADPQDLRFLNPNSDGQGIAPFWTDDGPLTSDFPHDPSAIATQLAYADIKKTFLMNGFVMAFENAFHTSVHQPPVMGLLRPSSLPTTAALAAKYTVCDRWFACLPTSTAPNRLMSMCGYSDIRDTGSILPNQTTVYEWLLDRGVSWRVYYAGLPFFTLMPKVAPLLLTSHFRPLSDLSKDLAEADHTDWPQVMFIEPDYADSPIHVRGPCDNHPPLAMAPGERFLAEVYQTLSSDRERWARTVLIVTYDEHGGCFDHVPPLPVKYRNPNGVAFETTGPRVPTLVVGPFAPAGVSHVNLDNTSILQLIAERFGKPGEMYSPEVAGRRTQHIDSVSAVLSLSAKNSKPRRLAGPRSTVRGKAVTPPIAPSPLRHAFERAATDLAARHKVEAFTKFPELKGYIESQMPSRRIMSTTEVPPPAPASKKLPRKKASKKARRTVQPRRTPRRKPSR from the coding sequence ATGACCCCACAGGAATTACAACAACACGTCGAGACCATTGTCGTGGTCATGATGGAGAACCGCTCCTTCGACCACGTGCTCGGGTATCTCACCTCCCCGACGTATGGCAATCGACGGGACGTGGATGGGATCGCGGATCCGCAGGACCTTCGGTTTCTCAACCCGAATTCCGACGGTCAGGGGATTGCTCCATTTTGGACGGATGACGGACCATTGACGAGCGATTTCCCCCATGATCCAAGCGCCATCGCCACGCAGCTCGCGTACGCAGACATTAAAAAAACGTTTTTGATGAACGGCTTCGTCATGGCATTTGAGAACGCGTTCCATACGTCCGTTCACCAGCCCCCCGTAATGGGCCTCCTACGCCCCTCGAGTCTTCCTACAACGGCGGCGTTGGCTGCGAAATATACGGTGTGTGATCGGTGGTTCGCCTGCCTCCCAACCTCAACGGCACCGAACCGATTGATGTCCATGTGCGGCTATTCGGACATACGAGATACAGGCAGCATTCTACCCAACCAGACGACGGTCTATGAGTGGTTACTCGACCGAGGCGTCTCTTGGCGCGTGTACTATGCGGGTCTCCCATTCTTCACGCTCATGCCGAAAGTGGCGCCGTTGCTTTTGACGTCTCATTTTAGGCCGCTGAGCGACCTCTCCAAAGATCTTGCCGAAGCCGACCACACGGACTGGCCTCAGGTCATGTTCATCGAGCCAGACTACGCTGATAGCCCGATCCACGTCAGAGGTCCCTGTGACAATCACCCTCCACTCGCGATGGCTCCGGGGGAACGATTCTTAGCCGAGGTCTATCAGACCCTGTCGAGCGATAGGGAACGCTGGGCCCGGACCGTGTTGATTGTGACGTACGATGAGCACGGAGGATGTTTCGACCACGTGCCGCCGTTGCCGGTCAAATACCGCAACCCCAACGGAGTGGCGTTTGAAACGACAGGCCCGCGCGTGCCGACGCTCGTCGTGGGTCCGTTTGCACCGGCCGGTGTCTCCCACGTCAATTTGGACAATACCTCCATTCTACAGCTGATCGCGGAGCGCTTCGGCAAGCCCGGGGAGATGTACTCACCCGAGGTGGCGGGTCGCAGGACGCAACACATCGACAGTGTGTCCGCCGTGCTATCTCTCTCAGCAAAGAATTCGAAGCCGCGTCGTCTCGCGGGCCCTCGGTCCACCGTGCGTGGTAAGGCCGTGACCCCGCCGATTGCACCAAGCCCACTCCGGCACGCGTTCGAGCGCGCGGCCACGGATTTGGCCGCCAGGCATAAGGTAGAAGCATTTACTAAGTTCCCGGAACTGAAGGGATATATTGAATCGCAGATGCCCAGCCGTCGGATCATGAGCACAACGGAAGTACCACCGCCAGCACCCGCATCGAAAAAGTTACCGCGCAAAAAAGCCTCGAAGAAGGCACGCCGAACCGTTCAACCCCGGCGAACCCCTCGGCGCAAGCCCAGTCGCTGA
- a CDS encoding cytochrome P450: MPDSAHPFRLVDVPGAVPVLGHVWVFRQRPLESLSAWWRQHGDAIRFRLGPKTFYLFSHPDLAEEVLVKQSDRFVKVYNPQKPHGLALVLGNGLVTSSGEVWKRHRRIIQPIFHRSRIAVMADRMAHVGEQRLASWKDQAGSTIDIAAEMMQLALEVISQTMFTTSMTQHIDRVSHALQVSIKYAFDSFSNPLSLPLWVPTARNREFRSVMQFMNGLMYGLLAERRRSGAHHDDLLDLLLQARDEETGEGLSDQELRDEALTIFAAGHETTANALAWTWYLLATHPEAKARFHEEVDRVLQGRTPNAEDLEELPYTRAIFEESLRLYPPAPAVHRKAATTTTVGGLSLPEGAFVLVGTYNLHRHPDFWTSPEQFLPERWLDDRRPGSRYAYMPFGAGPRTCVGLHFASVEGPLLLALIGRRYELHLAQERVEPHLMVTLRPKGGIRMTLQPRQVQVFSTV, from the coding sequence ATGCCGGACTCAGCCCACCCCTTCAGACTGGTCGACGTTCCCGGTGCAGTGCCGGTGCTGGGTCACGTCTGGGTCTTTAGACAGCGCCCTTTGGAGTCCCTCTCGGCCTGGTGGCGGCAACATGGGGATGCGATCCGCTTTCGGCTGGGGCCGAAGACCTTCTATCTGTTCAGTCACCCCGATCTTGCCGAAGAGGTTCTCGTCAAACAATCTGACCGTTTCGTGAAGGTCTACAACCCTCAGAAGCCACATGGGCTCGCCCTCGTGCTAGGGAATGGATTGGTGACCAGTTCAGGCGAGGTCTGGAAGCGACATCGCCGCATCATCCAGCCAATCTTTCACCGCTCCCGAATAGCCGTGATGGCCGATCGCATGGCTCACGTAGGCGAGCAACGCCTGGCTTCATGGAAAGACCAAGCAGGGAGCACGATCGACATCGCCGCGGAAATGATGCAGTTGGCTCTCGAAGTCATCTCGCAAACGATGTTCACCACCAGCATGACCCAACACATCGACCGAGTCAGCCACGCGCTACAAGTCAGTATCAAGTACGCCTTCGACTCGTTCAGCAATCCCTTGTCCCTTCCCCTATGGGTGCCGACCGCACGCAACCGTGAATTTCGCTCTGTGATGCAGTTCATGAACGGGCTGATGTATGGCCTGCTCGCGGAACGACGCCGGAGCGGTGCGCACCATGATGATCTGCTGGATCTGCTGCTTCAGGCACGTGACGAAGAAACCGGCGAGGGACTGAGCGATCAAGAGCTGCGCGATGAAGCGCTGACTATTTTTGCCGCAGGTCACGAGACCACGGCGAACGCCCTGGCCTGGACCTGGTACCTGCTGGCAACACACCCAGAGGCGAAGGCGCGGTTTCATGAGGAAGTGGACCGAGTACTCCAGGGACGTACCCCAAATGCGGAGGACCTTGAAGAGCTCCCCTATACGCGTGCGATCTTCGAGGAATCGCTCCGACTCTATCCACCAGCTCCGGCTGTCCACCGCAAAGCGGCGACGACCACGACAGTCGGTGGGTTATCACTGCCGGAAGGCGCATTTGTCTTGGTGGGCACATACAATCTGCATAGGCATCCGGATTTTTGGACGAGTCCTGAACAATTTCTCCCGGAACGATGGCTGGATGACAGGCGGCCCGGTTCTCGTTATGCCTATATGCCGTTTGGTGCCGGACCGCGCACCTGTGTGGGGCTACATTTTGCGTCTGTTGAAGGACCACTCCTGCTGGCCTTGATCGGTCGTCGCTACGAGCTGCACCTTGCCCAAGAGCGCGTTGAGCCTCACCTGATGGTGACCCTGCGGCCCAAAGGTGGCATCCGCATGACACTTCAACCGCGACAGGTGCAGGTCTTTTCCACCGTCTAG
- a CDS encoding YihY/virulence factor BrkB family protein has protein sequence MSKSRRLITQVIRLATAVGMEFRHRLLDARAAGLVYATLLSLVPFLAVMFSVLKAFDVHHVIEPLLAQVLEPLGPKSHEITATIVGFVDNIKIGVLGVIGIAGLFYTTYSLIDKIEQALNAIWQVKQGRTWERKFADYLSAVLVGPVLVVSAFGMVASLQSHSLVQRLMDMEPFGTLLVWSGEVLPLLMLCAVFTFFYKVIPNTQVHVRSAAVGGVSAAILWIMAEEMFAKFVAASANYSAIYSSFAVLILFLLWLYTGWMIVLIGAQFSFFHQYPTAYLSRLLWEQGTYVFREQLALKVLRVLGHHYLKGDRPLMLPELSSELCMPLSLVEEEVERLVANGFVGRLQEPQGFSLLKAPDLIFVKEVLNSVRNGTPPWVVPHLETSDPVSALLRRRDQAVEQALAGETIQSLLHDRSPSQSAES, from the coding sequence ATGTCCAAGTCTCGACGGTTGATCACTCAAGTGATCAGGTTAGCTACTGCCGTCGGTATGGAGTTCCGTCACCGCCTGCTCGATGCTCGGGCGGCCGGGCTGGTCTATGCGACGTTGTTGTCGTTGGTCCCATTTCTCGCCGTCATGTTCTCAGTGCTCAAGGCCTTTGATGTCCACCACGTCATCGAACCTCTCCTGGCTCAGGTGTTGGAACCGCTGGGTCCAAAGAGTCACGAGATCACAGCCACGATCGTGGGATTCGTCGATAATATCAAGATCGGTGTGTTGGGCGTCATTGGCATTGCCGGTCTCTTCTACACGACCTACTCACTCATCGACAAAATCGAACAGGCGTTGAATGCGATCTGGCAGGTCAAGCAGGGACGTACCTGGGAACGGAAGTTTGCCGACTATTTAAGCGCGGTCCTGGTAGGACCGGTCCTCGTTGTGAGCGCGTTCGGGATGGTGGCTTCACTCCAGAGCCACAGTCTGGTCCAGCGACTCATGGACATGGAACCATTTGGGACGCTGCTGGTGTGGAGCGGCGAGGTACTTCCGTTGTTGATGCTCTGCGCGGTGTTCACTTTCTTTTATAAAGTGATTCCCAATACGCAGGTTCATGTTCGTTCGGCTGCTGTCGGTGGCGTCTCGGCAGCCATCCTCTGGATCATGGCGGAGGAGATGTTTGCAAAATTCGTGGCGGCTTCCGCTAATTACAGTGCGATCTATTCAAGTTTTGCCGTGCTTATCCTGTTCCTCCTGTGGCTGTACACCGGGTGGATGATTGTGTTGATCGGGGCGCAGTTCTCATTTTTCCATCAATATCCCACAGCCTATTTGTCTCGCCTGCTGTGGGAACAGGGCACGTATGTCTTTCGTGAACAACTGGCGCTCAAAGTCTTACGAGTTCTGGGACATCACTATCTGAAAGGCGATCGTCCCTTGATGTTGCCGGAACTCTCGAGCGAATTGTGCATGCCCTTGTCGCTGGTGGAGGAGGAAGTCGAACGTCTCGTGGCCAATGGGTTCGTGGGGCGTCTTCAGGAGCCGCAAGGGTTCAGTCTTCTGAAAGCACCCGACTTGATTTTCGTCAAGGAGGTACTGAACTCAGTGCGTAATGGAACTCCGCCATGGGTTGTACCCCACCTCGAGACTAGTGATCCGGTGTCTGCGCTTTTACGCCGTCGTGATCAGGCCGTGGAGCAAGCGCTGGCCGGGGAGACGATACAGTCACTCCTACATGATCGCTCGCCGTCCCAGTCGGCTGAGTCATAA
- a CDS encoding c-type cytochrome, which translates to MGAYLLVAVVSILGLPGLSAFGADEAILKPRVPVDQLQQVRTWKNPLPATEETIDKGKKLFEGKAFCTTCHGRDGKGLGADIEPGTLKGPLPRNFTDKDWQTARTDGELLWILKNGSKGTAMAPFIPLILTEEEAWQVLLYVRSFGQNKTTPASERQP; encoded by the coding sequence ATGGGTGCCTATCTGCTGGTTGCGGTCGTGTCGATACTAGGGTTGCCAGGCTTGTCTGCCTTTGGAGCAGATGAAGCCATCCTGAAACCCCGAGTACCAGTGGACCAACTCCAGCAGGTACGCACATGGAAGAATCCACTGCCGGCTACCGAAGAGACAATTGACAAAGGGAAGAAGCTGTTTGAGGGGAAAGCCTTCTGTACCACCTGCCATGGAAGAGACGGCAAGGGACTGGGAGCAGATATTGAACCGGGAACGCTCAAAGGCCCCTTGCCTCGTAATTTCACCGACAAGGACTGGCAAACGGCTAGAACCGATGGTGAGCTTCTCTGGATTTTAAAAAACGGCAGCAAAGGCACCGCGATGGCGCCATTTATCCCACTCATCCTGACCGAAGAAGAAGCCTGGCAGGTCCTGCTCTACGTGCGCTCCTTTGGTCAGAATAAAACTACACCGGCATCCGAGCGCCAACCATAG
- a CDS encoding DUF1264 domain-containing protein: MRQGLLAAFALVAIGCSGVATQKAVSGEPAAGPAVGYDIHVQAPHMMADGKAGGPFHHYCKGISEKILQCLLFESTDPKAPLVAVEYFIAKDLTRKLPAIQWHRHFHDHKVEVATGRVQVLDMPADQAAKVVEIAAGTDGIVYQLWQHGQEFPDGTVSFPQSLGHKFPGYSDK; this comes from the coding sequence ATGAGACAGGGACTCTTAGCCGCATTTGCACTGGTTGCCATCGGATGTAGCGGCGTTGCGACACAAAAAGCCGTGAGTGGGGAACCTGCTGCAGGTCCGGCCGTCGGATACGACATTCATGTCCAGGCGCCTCATATGATGGCGGATGGAAAAGCAGGGGGGCCGTTCCATCATTACTGCAAGGGTATTTCCGAGAAGATCCTCCAATGTCTGCTCTTCGAATCAACCGATCCAAAGGCTCCGCTGGTCGCGGTCGAGTACTTCATCGCCAAGGACCTCACACGCAAGCTCCCGGCCATTCAATGGCACCGGCATTTCCACGACCATAAGGTGGAGGTCGCGACCGGGCGAGTTCAAGTGCTGGATATGCCTGCTGACCAGGCCGCCAAGGTCGTAGAAATAGCTGCAGGGACAGACGGCATCGTGTACCAACTGTGGCAGCATGGGCAGGAATTCCCTGATGGAACTGTGAGTTTCCCGCAGTCCTTGGGACACAAATTCCCTGGATATTCGGATAAATAA
- a CDS encoding PSP1 domain-containing protein: MESLVNPDVLTPWPTWVSLVGIKIRNRGEVKKLGSNGLALSSGDPVLLEADGEVTYGIVYTPPYSAPFTPPMRAMKSILRKPDSEEAELIARLERLSEEAASYCKAKASDLSVYLKLVEVYGAMDRRQLTFVYTADERIDFRELVRDLARRFGGRIEMRQVGVREEARRLGGIDTCGLVLCCASFLTDVKPVTAKQAKKMDLPIDDPRLLGVCGRLKCCLIFEMMDAQGKIPSQAQHLITPAKANSPSSPVLSS; this comes from the coding sequence ATGGAATCCCTTGTGAACCCCGATGTGTTAACTCCATGGCCGACCTGGGTCTCGCTTGTCGGCATCAAGATAAGGAACCGGGGAGAAGTCAAGAAGTTGGGATCGAATGGGCTGGCCTTGTCGTCTGGCGACCCAGTTCTACTCGAGGCCGACGGTGAAGTAACCTACGGCATCGTCTACACCCCCCCCTACTCAGCTCCGTTTACTCCGCCCATGCGGGCCATGAAATCCATCTTGCGTAAGCCAGACTCTGAAGAAGCGGAGTTGATTGCCAGACTGGAGCGCCTCTCTGAAGAAGCGGCCAGCTATTGCAAGGCGAAAGCCTCCGATCTCAGTGTCTACCTTAAACTCGTCGAGGTCTACGGAGCCATGGATCGCCGACAGCTCACCTTTGTCTATACGGCGGATGAACGCATCGATTTTCGAGAGCTCGTGCGTGACCTCGCACGGCGGTTTGGCGGTCGGATTGAAATGCGCCAGGTCGGTGTCCGTGAGGAAGCCAGGCGACTGGGCGGGATCGATACCTGCGGTCTGGTGTTATGTTGCGCGTCATTTCTCACCGACGTAAAACCGGTCACAGCCAAGCAGGCAAAGAAGATGGACCTGCCGATCGATGATCCCCGCCTGCTCGGGGTCTGCGGGAGGCTGAAGTGCTGTTTGATATTTGAGATGATGGATGCCCAGGGAAAGATTCCGTCTCAAGCCCAACACCTCATTACTCCGGCCAAGGCGAACTCACCTTCTTCTCCAGTCCTATCATCGTAA
- a CDS encoding ImmA/IrrE family metallo-endopeptidase, whose translation MGTMLKERKKMLRIPNQVVLPFGYRISVRQLSDAEMDKRDSNADGIWDDDTKTIYVRKRLPVTRRRYILAHELGHAWLDWQHRYMDDGKASI comes from the coding sequence ATGGGAACTATGTTGAAAGAGCGAAAGAAGATGCTCCGAATTCCCAATCAAGTTGTCTTGCCGTTCGGCTACCGCATCTCGGTTCGGCAGTTATCGGATGCCGAGATGGACAAGCGCGATTCGAATGCCGATGGGATCTGGGACGATGATACGAAGACTATTTATGTCCGGAAACGCCTTCCTGTAACCCGCCGCCGGTATATTCTTGCTCACGAGCTCGGTCATGCCTGGTTGGACTGGCAACATCGATATATGGACGATGGAAAGGCCAGTATCTAA
- a CDS encoding EVE domain-containing protein gives MVSRKYWLMKSEPSTFSIEDLARAPGQRTCWDGVRNYQARNYMRTMAIGDHVLFYHSNADPPAVVGIAEVVRTAYPDSTQFDKKDKHYDPASKPSAPRWDMVDIKYLRTFSKLLPLDDLRKDPPLKGMVLLQKGSRLSVQPVTSGEWKHILRLAEG, from the coding sequence ATGGTTTCAAGAAAGTATTGGCTCATGAAATCCGAGCCCTCCACGTTCTCGATCGAGGACCTCGCGCGAGCCCCAGGCCAGAGGACCTGTTGGGACGGGGTTCGTAATTATCAAGCTCGCAATTATATGCGTACAATGGCGATTGGCGATCACGTTCTGTTCTACCATAGTAACGCTGATCCCCCTGCGGTCGTCGGTATCGCAGAAGTTGTCAGGACCGCCTATCCGGATTCCACACAGTTCGATAAGAAGGACAAGCATTACGACCCTGCAAGTAAGCCATCTGCACCAAGATGGGATATGGTCGACATCAAATATCTCAGAACATTTTCGAAACTATTACCATTGGACGACTTGCGGAAAGATCCTCCACTGAAAGGCATGGTCCTACTGCAGAAAGGCTCTCGGCTCTCGGTTCAGCCCGTCACCTCGGGCGAATGGAAACATATCCTGCGGCTGGCGGAAGGCTGA